TATAGCAGCGAGTAAACCAGGACCAAGTACAATAAAAAAACAATGGATCTCTAAAATGGCGCATGACTCGATAGTTTTTGCAACAGCAAACCCTATCCCAGAGATATGGCCATGGGAGGCAAAAGAAGCTGGAGCAAGAATTGTTGCAACAGGTAGATCAGATTTCCCAAACCAGATAAACAACTCACTAGGTTTCCCAGGGATATTCAGAGGAACACTTGATGTTAGGGCAGAAACAATTACAGACGAGATGTGTATCGCTGCTGCATACGAGTTGGCGAAAACAGCTGAGGATCAGGGGTTAAGTGATGAGTATATAGTACCAACAATGGACTCTTGGGAGGTATTCCCTAGGGAGGCAGTAGCTGTTGGTTTAAAAGCGATATCACAAGGAATAGCAAGAATAAAACCATCGAGAAAAGAGTTATACGAGCATGCAATGGCGATAATTAAAAAAGCTAGGGATGAGACACAGACTCTGATGAAACAAGGATTTATAGCAAAAGCTCCTTAAATAATATCACAGATAAAAAGAAAAATGTTATATTGGTTAAATCGTTCAGGGTCTCTGGTTTTATATCCCAGTCTACACTAACATAACTTATCTAAAACATAAGTAGACAAGGGGGGAACTTTAGATATGAATCAGATAAAAACTATTTCTAAAAATGATTTAAACAACTTCATAAACAAGCTAATCCAGGACAAAAACTACGAAGTAGTCGGAGTTAAATCAAAAGACAAAAGATACGTGTTCGACCAGCTGGAAAACGCGAGTGAACTACGCCTGGACCATGATGTAACAATCATCCCACCAAAAAAGTATTTCCTACCACAATACGAGACACTGATGAAATACGATTTGGAAAAACAATTTGAAGTAAAACCAAATATGGAAATAAAACCAAGGATAATCATAGGCATACACCCATACGACGTTATAGCATTAGAACAAATGGATAAAGTATACTTGGATTCACAGACAGATGATTTCTACAAAAAAAGACGTGAAGTTACGATAATTATCGCCTCTGATATACAAAACGTATCAGAGTGTTCATTCGCAGCAAGCATGAACACAAACACAACAGACAAAGGATTTGATTTACTACTCACAAACATAGAAACCAAATATGCTATCACAATAGGTTCAGAAAAAGGAAAACGCTTGTTAGAAAAATATGCAAAAACCGAGGACGCAAAAGAAGTAGACATCAAAAAAATTGATGAGGTTCGTAAAAAAACTCTAAGAAAATATAAGAAAAAAGTGATTCTACCAAAAGAAGAATGGTCCTCTGTTCTTGTTGCTAACTATGATAGCGGCATATGGGAAGAACGTTCTGATAGATGTATCGAATGTAGCTCCTGCACAATGGTTTGCCCAACCTGCTATTGCTATGATGTAAAAGACGAAGTCTCCCTCAACCTAAAAACAGGTAACAGGATACGTACTTGGGATGGATGCTTGCTTAAAGATTTCACAAAAGTTGGAAGCGGAGAAGTTTTCAGAGAAGAAATAAAGGATAGATACAGACACAGGTTCTTTAGAAAAGGAAACTACCTGCATGAAAGATACGGTTTTGTCGCATGTGTTGGCTGTGGAAGATGCAGCATCGCATGTTTACCAGATATCGCAGACCCATCAGACGTAATAAACAGTTTATCTCATCACAAAAAATCAGATGATACCAGTAAGTTTTTCATTAAACAAGAAACCAAAATTGCTGAGACAAACATAATACATATGCCAAGAAAAGCAACAATCAAACGAATAGAAAAACTAACAGATGCAGAAAAACTATTTGAGATCGAGCTGGATGACAAAAAACCACTGGGCGGTAAACCAGGGCAGTTCGTAGAGGTATCAATTTTTGGTGTGGGCGAGGCACCATTTGGTTTGGCATCTCCACCAAGTGACTCACCATCTTTTGAAATAGCGGTTAGAAAAGTTGGTAATGTAACCTCTAAACTACATAAGATGTCTGTTGGTGATAAAATCGGTATACGAGGTCCATTTGGCAACGGCTTTGATGTTAAAGCAATGGAAGGCAAAAACCTGATGCTTACAGCTGGTGGAATAGGGATGTACCCGATGAGGTCACTAATAAACTATGTTCTTGATAAAAAAAATCGTAAGAAATTCAAACAGATAATAATACTTTATGGGGCAAAACGCCCAAAAGAAATACTTTTCACAAACGAGATAGAAGAATGGAAGAAATGTGATGACACAGTTTGTAAATTAACTGTTGATAGATGCGAGCAAGGTGAATGCTGGCAGGGTGATATAGGTCTTATAACAACATTGTTCCCGAAGATACGAGTGGATAAACTTGATTCAAAAAACACTATAGCTGTTGTGGTTGGTCCGCCTGTAATGTATAAGTTTGTTATAAAATCCTTACAAACAATGGGTATACCTGATGAAAACATATTTGTTTCATTAGAAAGACGTATGAAATGTGGTGTTGGAAAATGTGGTCACTGTCAGATAAACGGTGTTTATGTTTGCAAAGAAGGCCCAGTGTTCAATTATAAAGAAATAAAAAATTTACCGGAGGCTTTTGAATGAAGCAGAAAACACGTGTTGCAGTGTTTGATTTTGCTGACTGTGAAGGATGTGAACTGCAGATAGCTAACCTAGAGGAAGAGATACTTGATTTGATAGAAATAGTAGATATTGTATCATTCCGGGAAGTTATGAAAGAGCACTCTGACAACTATGATATAGCTATTGTCGAAGGCTCAATTATGAGACCAATGGATGAGGAAAGATTACGTAATATCCGTAGCAAAGCAAAAATACTTGTTGCACTTGGAGCCTGTGCTACAATTGGTGGTGTCAACAAAATAAGGAACCAATGGATGCATGATGAAGTTATAAAAACGGTCTATGGTGATGCTCCAATTCATAGAAATGAATTGTTCAATGTTTTCAAAACCAAAGCAGTTAACGAAGTGGTCCCAGTTGATTACTATATCCATGGTTGTCCTATTGACCGCGATGAATTCAAACATGTGATCACATCACTTGCACTTGGTAAAAAACCAGAGATACCTAATTATCCGGTTTGTGTGGAATGCAAAAAGAACGAGAACATCTGCCAGTTTGAGTTAGGGAATTTCTGCCTCGGCCCTATAACCCGCGCTGGTTGCAAAGCAATTTGTCCAACACATAACAGTCCATGTGAGGGGTGTCGTGGTTTGATAAAGAAAGCTGAAACTAAATGTGTTTGGGAAGTACTTGAACGGTATAATTTGTCATATGAGGACATACGTCGACGGTGTACTATGTATAATTATGGTAAGGAGGAGTGTAGTGTAGATGAGTAACAATTTTTCTATTCATGTTGAGCATCTGACTCGTGTAGAAGGCCATGGTAACATAGAGTTGAATGTTAAAAACGGGAAAATCGAAAGACTACAGTGGAGTGTCGTAGAGGCACCGAGATTCTTTGAGGCAATGCTACGTGGGCAACATTATAATGAACTAAGACCGATCACATCGAGAATATGTGGTATATGTTCAATAGGTCATTCACTTGCATCATTGAAAGCAACAGAGGATGCATTGAGTGTTAAAATATCTGAACAAACTGCACTATTACGCAGATTAGCGATTCATGGGGAAAACATGCAGAGTCATATTCTGCACATAGGTTA
The nucleotide sequence above comes from Candidatus Thermoplasmatota archaeon. Encoded proteins:
- a CDS encoding 4Fe-4S dicluster domain-containing protein, which produces MNQIKTISKNDLNNFINKLIQDKNYEVVGVKSKDKRYVFDQLENASELRLDHDVTIIPPKKYFLPQYETLMKYDLEKQFEVKPNMEIKPRIIIGIHPYDVIALEQMDKVYLDSQTDDFYKKRREVTIIIASDIQNVSECSFAASMNTNTTDKGFDLLLTNIETKYAITIGSEKGKRLLEKYAKTEDAKEVDIKKIDEVRKKTLRKYKKKVILPKEEWSSVLVANYDSGIWEERSDRCIECSSCTMVCPTCYCYDVKDEVSLNLKTGNRIRTWDGCLLKDFTKVGSGEVFREEIKDRYRHRFFRKGNYLHERYGFVACVGCGRCSIACLPDIADPSDVINSLSHHKKSDDTSKFFIKQETKIAETNIIHMPRKATIKRIEKLTDAEKLFEIELDDKKPLGGKPGQFVEVSIFGVGEAPFGLASPPSDSPSFEIAVRKVGNVTSKLHKMSVGDKIGIRGPFGNGFDVKAMEGKNLMLTAGGIGMYPMRSLINYVLDKKNRKKFKQIIILYGAKRPKEILFTNEIEEWKKCDDTVCKLTVDRCEQGECWQGDIGLITTLFPKIRVDKLDSKNTIAVVVGPPVMYKFVIKSLQTMGIPDENIFVSLERRMKCGVGKCGHCQINGVYVCKEGPVFNYKEIKNLPEAFE